Below is a genomic region from Acinetobacter tibetensis.
GAAATTAACGTGGCATATGAAGAAATTCGTCATACGCCAGAATTCCAAAATGAACTTGCAGATTTATTTGCAAATTATGTTGGTCGACCGAGTCCTTTATTTCACGCCAAGCGTTTGTCTGAGCAATTGGGTGGTGCGCAAATTTATTTAAAGCGCGAAGATCTGAACCATACTGGCGCACATAAAATTAACCATTGTCTTGGTGAGGCATTGCTTGCGAAGTACATGGGTAAAACCAAAGTCATTGCGGAAACAGGCGCGGGACAACATGGTGTGGCTTTAGCTACGGCTTGCGCTCTAGTTGGAATTCCTTGTGAAATTCATATGGGGCAAGTGGATATTGAGAAAGAACATCCAAATGTTGTGAAAATGAAGATTCTTGGTGCAAAACTGGTTTCGGTTACGCGTGGTACAGCAACCTTAAAAGATGCTGTAGATAGTGCCTTTGAGGAATATCTAAACGATCCGAAAAACTATATTTATGCGATTGGTTCGGTCGTTGGACCGCATCCATTTCCGAAAATGGTGCGTGATTTTCAAAGTATTATTGGTAAAGAAATTAAAGTACAAACTCAAGACCGTTTTGGACAAAATCCCGATTATATTGTTGCTTGTGTAGGTGGTGGTTCTAATGCAATCGGTGCGTTTACAGCATTTTTAAACGATACAGATGTAAAATTGGTG
It encodes:
- the trpB gene encoding tryptophan synthase subunit beta, encoding MNHQINGVDLPNAEGFFGPYGGQFIPPHLKEAMDEINVAYEEIRHTPEFQNELADLFANYVGRPSPLFHAKRLSEQLGGAQIYLKREDLNHTGAHKINHCLGEALLAKYMGKTKVIAETGAGQHGVALATACALVGIPCEIHMGQVDIEKEHPNVVKMKILGAKLVSVTRGTATLKDAVDSAFEEYLNDPKNYIYAIGSVVGPHPFPKMVRDFQSIIGKEIKVQTQDRFGQNPDYIVACVGGGSNAIGAFTAFLNDTDVKLVGVEPAGHGLDTAMHSATLTLGKPSQIHGMACYVLEDDQGEPLPVHSIASGLDYPGVGPQHSFLKDLGRVEYTTATDQECLDAFMTLSRVEGIVPALESSHAVAWALREAPKLPKDVKIVVNLSGRGDKDSDYVADKLGLN